From a region of the Deltaproteobacteria bacterium IMCC39524 genome:
- a CDS encoding glycosyltransferase family A protein — translation MDVSVVVPVLDDALGLRVTLESLLSQDFEKSRYEIIVVDNGSEDDTLSVARSFEEKNKSVVKVYSETEVKSSYASRNKGISSASGDILMFIDADMKVSPSYVTDVYGYYVKTGCEYIGARVKITGNARTFTEKYEQVHAFPVDEYLETFGFAPTCCLSVDRRLIEKIGFFDARLESGGDVEFGRRAKAVGATFGFIRRELLSHPARIEFSALKKKCERVNRGIAQLYYYYPKRFKMHYRGALNPGRYLPSSPLRLKGKASERGLSLNLCDLFVLSFYPTLFSLFAQRSLLREMKRLKLGERG, via the coding sequence ATGGATGTCTCTGTTGTTGTTCCTGTTCTTGATGATGCTTTGGGGCTTCGGGTGACCCTTGAATCACTTCTTAGTCAGGATTTTGAAAAAAGTAGGTATGAAATAATTGTCGTTGATAACGGTTCGGAAGATGACACTCTTTCCGTTGCTCGTTCATTTGAGGAAAAGAATAAATCTGTTGTGAAAGTTTATTCTGAGACAGAGGTTAAGAGCTCTTATGCGTCAAGAAATAAGGGTATTTCATCTGCTTCTGGCGACATTCTGATGTTTATTGATGCAGACATGAAAGTGTCGCCTAGCTATGTTACAGATGTTTACGGTTATTATGTCAAGACTGGTTGCGAATACATAGGTGCACGAGTAAAGATTACTGGAAATGCACGGACTTTCACTGAAAAATATGAGCAGGTACATGCTTTCCCTGTAGACGAATACCTGGAAACATTCGGTTTTGCTCCTACTTGCTGTCTTTCTGTTGACAGACGCCTGATCGAGAAAATTGGTTTTTTCGATGCTCGTCTTGAGTCTGGTGGGGATGTTGAATTCGGACGTCGAGCGAAGGCGGTAGGCGCCACTTTTGGTTTCATCCGTCGTGAGTTGTTGTCTCACCCCGCCCGCATTGAGTTCTCCGCACTTAAGAAGAAGTGTGAAAGGGTTAACAGGGGGATTGCCCAATTGTATTACTATTACCCGAAGCGCTTTAAGATGCACTACAGGGGGGCTCTTAATCCAGGGAGATATTTGCCTTCATCCCCATTAAGATTAAAGGGTAAAGCCTCAGAAAGAGGTCTCTCTCTGAACTTGTGCGACTTGTTTGTCCTGTCGTTTTACCCCACATTGTTTTCGTTGTTTGCGCAGAGAAGCTTGTTGAGAGAGATGAAACGTCTTAAACTTGGTGAAAGAGGATAG
- a CDS encoding glycosyltransferase family A protein, producing MKSDLSPIILFVYNRPEHTRRTLEALLENELAEQSDLFVYCDGPGSVSDREAVEQVRDYVRGIAGFRSVEIVERAENIGLACSIISGITEVLNHADRVVVLEDDIVTSRYFLRYMNDALEHYKAVDRVMHVSGYMFPIDSTELPQTFFYRSTSCWGWGTWASAWQFFKKEPDQLLRQFSTDEIERFSLGGVTDHWAQAVQNVKGRSNTWAVFWYASVFKRGGLCLHPAVSMTMNIGHDGSGVHSRREQDFNVVLASSPVKVFTDDFFESSEVVRRLVEWYTRRRGNLLKRATRIIQKILDAVDIFLRKLWSSR from the coding sequence ATGAAATCGGACCTGTCTCCCATTATCCTCTTCGTCTACAACCGTCCCGAACACACGCGCCGGACGCTTGAGGCTCTGTTGGAGAACGAACTCGCCGAACAGAGCGATTTGTTTGTCTATTGTGACGGACCTGGGTCAGTGAGTGATCGGGAGGCGGTTGAGCAGGTTCGCGATTACGTGCGAGGGATAGCCGGTTTTCGCAGTGTCGAGATAGTTGAACGCGCCGAGAATATAGGCTTGGCTTGCTCCATCATCTCCGGCATCACAGAGGTTTTGAACCATGCTGATCGAGTCGTTGTGCTGGAGGATGATATCGTGACCTCAAGATACTTCCTGCGCTATATGAACGATGCGCTGGAACACTATAAGGCTGTTGATAGGGTGATGCATGTTTCAGGGTACATGTTTCCCATTGATTCGACTGAACTGCCACAGACATTTTTCTATAGGTCAACGTCATGCTGGGGATGGGGAACCTGGGCCAGCGCGTGGCAGTTTTTCAAGAAAGAGCCTGATCAACTTCTCAGGCAATTCTCAACAGATGAGATCGAACGTTTCAGCTTGGGTGGTGTTACTGATCACTGGGCCCAGGCTGTCCAGAACGTTAAGGGCCGTTCCAATACTTGGGCAGTATTTTGGTATGCATCTGTATTTAAGAGGGGAGGGTTGTGTCTTCACCCCGCGGTTTCCATGACCATGAATATCGGTCACGATGGTTCAGGTGTGCATTCTCGGCGAGAGCAGGATTTTAATGTGGTTCTGGCTTCATCTCCGGTTAAAGTGTTCACCGACGATTTTTTTGAAAGCTCAGAAGTCGTGAGACGGTTAGTAGAATGGTATACCCGTAGAAGGGGAAACCTTCTAAAAAGGGCTACTCGCATAATTCAGAAGATCTTGGATGCTGTTGATATTTTTCTGCGCAAGTTATGGAGTTCTCGTTAA
- a CDS encoding glycosyltransferase — translation MLGEYPVEVIPYNIDTDLYKPLNRRFCREALGLPVDKKLILFGAVNAADDQRKGFQFLCPAMLSLALISGPDQFEVLIYGASQPANPPDFGFPAHYFGKIQDDYRLVELFSAADVVVAPSTEDNLPLVVMEALACGTPCVAFDVGGMQDMIDHGNNGYLAKAYDTDDLAKGISWVLEDENRLHGLSKSARIKVIEEFTTETVAKSYVQLYERLLGRTLI, via the coding sequence TTGCTTGGTGAATATCCAGTAGAAGTAATCCCTTATAACATCGATACGGATCTCTATAAGCCTCTGAACCGACGCTTTTGCAGGGAGGCACTTGGCCTTCCTGTTGATAAAAAGCTGATACTTTTTGGTGCAGTTAATGCGGCAGATGATCAACGTAAAGGTTTTCAGTTTCTTTGTCCTGCTATGCTGTCTTTGGCGTTGATTTCTGGACCCGATCAGTTTGAGGTTTTGATTTATGGGGCATCTCAACCAGCTAATCCGCCGGATTTTGGCTTCCCCGCACATTACTTTGGGAAAATTCAGGATGATTACAGACTTGTAGAATTATTCTCTGCTGCCGATGTTGTCGTTGCACCTTCTACAGAGGACAACTTGCCACTGGTTGTCATGGAAGCACTTGCCTGTGGTACTCCCTGTGTCGCTTTCGATGTTGGAGGTATGCAAGACATGATTGATCATGGCAACAATGGGTACCTTGCAAAAGCATATGATACTGACGATCTAGCCAAAGGGATAAGCTGGGTTCTTGAAGATGAGAATCGCTTACATGGCCTCTCAAAAAGTGCCCGTATCAAGGTCATTGAGGAGTTTACGACTGAGACAGTAGCAAAGTCGTATGTCCAGCTCTATGAACGACTGCTGGGAAGGACTTTGATTTAA
- a CDS encoding glycosyltransferase family 9 protein → MFLKKVDGLIGSLLTRFWPRPTQPESPPSPVSSLLLIRPGGIGDAVLLVPVILRLREAFPTACIDVLAEKRNSRVFSLCPGVNQVLCYDRPLELLAVLRSDYEVVIDSEQWYHLSSIVARVVCSQIKVGYGTNERKRLFTHTIDYSPAKYELNNFLELLKPLGLESPSLNLYPFLTVPEIDQESADNMLGSLLEEPFIILFPGASVAEKRWSCAKFHELAVWCEKQNTRVVIVGGEQDREAGAQIASGLSALDLTGKTSLEQTAAVLARGTVVVSTDSGILHLASALGRPTVSLFGASSQAQWAPRGPHHVVIDKSLDCSPCSSFGNVPKCQIDVCCMNEISVDDVSTVVNCLLTSLKNE, encoded by the coding sequence ATGTTTCTGAAAAAGGTTGATGGGCTCATTGGCTCATTGTTGACTCGGTTTTGGCCGCGGCCGACACAACCGGAATCGCCCCCTTCTCCTGTTTCCAGCTTACTGCTGATTCGTCCTGGTGGTATCGGCGACGCGGTGTTGTTGGTCCCGGTGATATTACGGCTGCGGGAGGCCTTCCCCACGGCCTGCATTGATGTTCTCGCCGAAAAGCGAAACAGTAGAGTTTTCTCCCTCTGCCCCGGTGTCAATCAGGTCCTGTGCTATGACAGACCACTAGAGCTGCTTGCAGTGCTTAGAAGTGACTATGAAGTGGTTATTGACAGCGAACAGTGGTATCACCTCTCCTCTATTGTTGCTCGCGTGGTCTGTTCCCAAATAAAGGTCGGTTATGGGACGAATGAACGGAAAAGATTGTTTACGCACACGATTGATTATAGCCCTGCGAAATATGAGTTGAACAATTTCCTTGAGTTGCTTAAGCCTCTGGGGTTAGAGTCGCCCTCGCTAAATCTTTATCCTTTTCTGACAGTTCCAGAAATTGATCAGGAATCTGCCGACAATATGCTTGGGAGCCTCTTGGAAGAACCTTTTATCATTTTATTTCCCGGTGCCAGTGTTGCTGAAAAGCGCTGGAGCTGTGCAAAATTTCACGAGTTAGCAGTCTGGTGTGAAAAGCAGAATACACGCGTTGTTATTGTTGGGGGTGAACAAGACCGCGAGGCCGGTGCTCAGATTGCTTCTGGCCTTTCGGCTCTTGACCTGACCGGAAAGACGAGTCTTGAGCAGACGGCTGCTGTTCTGGCGCGGGGCACTGTCGTAGTTAGTACTGATTCTGGAATTCTTCATCTGGCCTCAGCCTTGGGGCGGCCGACTGTCTCCCTGTTCGGCGCCAGTTCACAAGCACAATGGGCTCCCCGTGGGCCACACCATGTTGTGATTGATAAGAGCCTAGATTGTTCGCCATGCTCCAGTTTTGGCAATGTGCCCAAGTGCCAGATCGATGTATGTTGTATGAATGAAATCTCTGTAGATGATGTGTCCACAGTCGTTAACTGCTTGCTGACGTCCCTCAAAAACGAGTAA
- a CDS encoding prepilin peptidase: MHAYQYSLLLLFTFILGSVIGSFLNVCIYRIPAGLSIVTPRSRCPHCETPIRWYHNIPILSWVLLKGKCAYCSAEVPVRYLLVEALTGVLFVLFFYRFAFHPVTPVILLLVATLVVITFIDLDHQIIPDVISLPGIPIGFLCSFLMPWVTWPESLVGILLGGGSLLTIALGYELLTGKEGMGFGDVKLLAMLGAFLGWTAIFPIIFIGSTLGTLVGVPLMLFKKADSKLAIPFGPFLAAGALIHIFFVDRFDPIMRWYASMLKQLWLSF; the protein is encoded by the coding sequence ATGCATGCTTACCAATATTCACTCTTGCTTCTGTTCACTTTTATTCTTGGGTCGGTCATAGGGTCATTTCTCAATGTCTGCATCTACCGCATCCCAGCCGGCCTTTCAATCGTCACTCCTCGCTCGCGTTGTCCGCATTGTGAGACACCGATCCGCTGGTATCACAATATCCCGATCCTGAGTTGGGTGTTACTGAAAGGCAAGTGTGCCTACTGCAGCGCTGAAGTTCCAGTGCGTTATCTCCTGGTCGAAGCCCTCACCGGAGTTCTCTTTGTACTGTTCTTTTATCGGTTTGCATTTCACCCAGTAACCCCAGTCATTCTGCTTCTGGTTGCGACTCTAGTGGTGATCACATTCATCGATCTGGATCATCAGATTATTCCAGACGTCATCAGTCTGCCAGGGATACCGATCGGTTTCCTGTGCTCATTCCTGATGCCCTGGGTGACGTGGCCGGAGTCGTTGGTTGGGATCCTGTTGGGAGGAGGGTCTCTTCTCACTATAGCTTTGGGTTATGAACTCCTGACCGGCAAAGAAGGGATGGGCTTTGGTGATGTCAAGCTCCTTGCAATGCTCGGCGCTTTCCTTGGGTGGACTGCTATCTTCCCGATCATCTTTATTGGCTCAACCTTGGGCACTCTGGTTGGCGTTCCCCTTATGTTGTTCAAAAAGGCTGACAGCAAGTTGGCGATCCCTTTTGGCCCCTTCCTTGCTGCCGGCGCATTGATCCATATCTTTTTTGTTGATCGATTTGATCCAATCATGCGCTGGTATGCTAGTATGCTAAAGCAATTATGGTTGTCTTTCTGA
- a CDS encoding SDR family oxidoreductase has product MRHYDTIKRILVTGGAGFLGSHLCERLLNDGHDVLCVDNFYTGRRANISNLLDHHNFEILRHDITFPLYVEVDEIYNLACPAAPIHYQFDPVATTKVSVHGSINMLGLAKRTKAKIFQASTSEVYGDPQIHPQNEKYWGHVNPIGLRSCYDEGKRCAETLFFDYHRQHRTRVKVARIFNTYGPNMHINDGRVVSNFIVQALRGEDITIYGDGYQTRSFCYCDDLIEGFVRLMDTPDAFTGPVNLGNPHEFTIRELAEIVVEMVNSKSDIVFNPLPSDDPKQRQPDITLAQQELSWEPTVQLSEGLAETISYFESLISNG; this is encoded by the coding sequence GTGAGACATTACGATACGATTAAACGCATACTCGTAACGGGAGGGGCCGGTTTCCTTGGTTCGCACCTGTGTGAAAGGTTGTTAAATGACGGCCATGATGTCCTGTGTGTCGATAACTTCTATACTGGTCGTAGAGCGAACATCTCCAATCTCCTCGATCATCATAACTTTGAAATCCTGCGGCACGATATCACGTTCCCTCTCTATGTAGAGGTAGACGAGATATATAACCTTGCTTGCCCCGCTGCGCCTATTCATTACCAGTTTGATCCTGTCGCGACCACAAAGGTAAGTGTCCACGGCTCGATCAATATGCTTGGCTTGGCCAAGCGCACTAAAGCGAAGATCTTTCAGGCTTCGACGAGTGAGGTTTACGGCGATCCGCAAATTCATCCACAGAATGAAAAGTACTGGGGGCATGTGAACCCGATTGGGTTGCGTTCTTGTTACGATGAGGGGAAGCGTTGCGCAGAAACACTTTTTTTTGATTATCATCGTCAACACAGGACCCGTGTCAAGGTGGCCCGAATTTTTAATACATATGGCCCAAATATGCACATCAACGATGGGCGGGTGGTTTCCAACTTCATTGTGCAAGCTCTGCGAGGAGAAGATATAACGATTTATGGTGATGGTTACCAAACGCGATCTTTCTGTTATTGCGATGACTTGATCGAGGGTTTCGTCCGCTTAATGGATACTCCTGACGCCTTTACTGGACCTGTGAACTTAGGTAATCCCCATGAGTTCACTATTCGTGAACTCGCAGAGATTGTTGTTGAGATGGTCAACTCTAAATCAGATATAGTTTTTAACCCTTTGCCTTCAGATGACCCGAAACAGCGTCAGCCTGACATTACTCTGGCGCAACAAGAACTGAGTTGGGAGCCGACAGTACAGTTGAGTGAGGGGCTTGCCGAAACAATTTCGTATTTTGAAAGCTTGATCAGCAATGGCTGA
- a CDS encoding helix-turn-helix transcriptional regulator, giving the protein MPMKNQVKEIREAQLMSKAELARKAGVSPVTIDRIERGEECRMSTRRKIILALGLKLTDRNDVFPGEV; this is encoded by the coding sequence TTGCCTATGAAAAACCAAGTCAAAGAAATCCGTGAAGCCCAATTGATGAGCAAGGCAGAACTCGCTCGCAAGGCCGGTGTTTCGCCTGTGACTATTGATCGCATCGAGCGTGGCGAAGAATGCCGGATGTCGACAAGGCGCAAGATAATCTTGGCGCTTGGACTCAAGCTTACAGATCGCAATGATGTTTTTCCTGGCGAGGTGTGA
- the pilM gene encoding type IV pilus assembly protein PilM, whose product MLFQKKKDVIGIDIGSSSVKMVHLKEAKGSYQLAGLGLATLPAEAIVDNAIMDSSSIVDVVKGLVESQKLKTKNVATSISGHSVIIRKIQLPIMTEEEMEASIQWEAEQYIPFEISEVNLDFQILGPDANDASLMNVILVAAKKDFVSDYVALFKECGLNPQVMDIDCFAVENVYEVNYGSNEDEIVALIDMGASSMNVNVLRGGMSVFTRDIQVGGSAYNEEIQKRLGLNNEDAEIVKLGGEVADVTAESVAEVMEDATESLTQEVQRSIDFFSATSSDEKVQKVFITGGVSKIPAVKTSLESRLGVSVHVVDPWRQISFSEKDFDPEYLQAMGPVYTVAAGLAMRRMGDK is encoded by the coding sequence ATGTTATTCCAAAAGAAAAAAGACGTGATAGGCATCGATATCGGCTCCAGTTCGGTAAAGATGGTCCACCTAAAGGAGGCTAAGGGGAGTTACCAGTTAGCCGGCCTTGGTTTGGCCACTCTGCCCGCTGAGGCCATAGTCGATAATGCGATTATGGACTCAAGCTCCATTGTTGATGTTGTCAAGGGTTTGGTGGAAAGCCAGAAGCTCAAGACAAAAAATGTCGCTACTTCGATCTCCGGGCACTCGGTCATCATTCGCAAGATTCAGTTGCCGATTATGACCGAAGAGGAGATGGAGGCTTCGATACAGTGGGAAGCAGAACAGTACATCCCTTTCGAGATCTCAGAAGTTAACCTGGATTTTCAAATTCTTGGGCCTGATGCAAATGACGCCTCTCTTATGAACGTCATATTGGTCGCGGCCAAGAAAGATTTCGTCAGTGACTATGTCGCACTTTTCAAGGAGTGTGGCTTGAACCCGCAAGTTATGGATATCGACTGCTTCGCCGTCGAGAACGTCTACGAAGTCAATTATGGATCGAATGAAGATGAAATCGTTGCCCTGATCGATATGGGTGCCAGCTCAATGAACGTAAATGTTCTGCGTGGCGGCATGTCGGTCTTTACCCGCGATATCCAGGTGGGTGGGAGCGCATACAACGAAGAGATCCAGAAACGTCTTGGTTTAAACAATGAAGATGCCGAAATCGTCAAGCTGGGCGGCGAGGTCGCTGACGTAACCGCTGAGTCAGTTGCTGAAGTTATGGAAGATGCAACTGAGAGCCTGACACAGGAAGTACAGCGTTCGATAGATTTCTTCTCGGCGACCTCTTCTGATGAGAAGGTACAGAAAGTTTTTATTACGGGCGGCGTTTCGAAGATCCCGGCGGTCAAGACTTCTTTGGAGAGCCGGCTTGGTGTCAGCGTCCACGTTGTTGACCCTTGGCGACAGATTTCTTTCAGTGAAAAAGATTTTGATCCTGAGTACCTGCAGGCAATGGGCCCTGTTTATACCGTCGCCGCAGGTTTGGCTATGAGGAGGATGGGAGACAAATGA
- a CDS encoding PilN domain-containing protein gives MIRINLLPVKAAQKKEMLQGQMIVVALAMIVTLGICAAAYMYVAGEVEERQARIDQKQAEISQLMKKIGEVNQFKKRQQALRAKLDVLDQLKASRGGPLYLLDALYEALPEKLWLIKFQEGSGRASMSGIGVNEETVAQFMRNLEASDFFEGVELKVTKQIVQDQIKFQQFDLSCKTINAKLEKKK, from the coding sequence ATGATCCGCATAAACCTTCTGCCAGTAAAGGCTGCTCAGAAAAAGGAAATGCTTCAGGGCCAGATGATTGTTGTTGCCTTGGCGATGATTGTGACTCTGGGCATATGTGCTGCGGCTTACATGTATGTTGCCGGAGAAGTTGAAGAGCGCCAGGCGAGGATTGATCAGAAACAAGCCGAAATTTCTCAGTTGATGAAGAAGATCGGTGAGGTCAACCAATTCAAAAAACGCCAGCAAGCCTTGCGCGCCAAGCTTGATGTTCTCGATCAGTTGAAGGCCTCCAGGGGTGGCCCTTTGTATCTTTTGGACGCGCTCTATGAGGCCCTTCCGGAAAAATTGTGGTTGATCAAGTTCCAGGAAGGCTCTGGTCGCGCCAGCATGAGTGGTATCGGAGTCAATGAAGAGACTGTTGCTCAGTTCATGAGAAATCTCGAAGCATCCGATTTCTTTGAAGGTGTAGAGCTTAAAGTGACCAAGCAGATTGTCCAGGACCAGATCAAGTTTCAGCAGTTTGACTTGTCCTGTAAAACAATCAACGCCAAGCTCGAAAAGAAAAAATAA
- a CDS encoding type 4a pilus biogenesis protein PilO produces the protein MNPKVEKLLKLPLYQRLIALAVVCILVLGVFGWFVWLPEYDRLEGMDQEIARLEADYIQKKRIADNLPKFKEEFAKLEQLLQEALTQLPNKKEIPTLLTNLSTLAKDSGLEVASFTPRGEVNKGFYAEVPASLDLVGTYHQIAKFAEAVGKLSRIVNLGNLNLSSPSVAGSMATLRIKCNVTTFRFVEQ, from the coding sequence ATGAATCCAAAGGTTGAAAAACTTCTTAAGTTGCCTCTTTACCAGAGATTGATTGCTCTTGCCGTTGTTTGCATCCTGGTTTTGGGTGTGTTTGGCTGGTTTGTCTGGTTACCTGAGTACGATAGGCTTGAAGGCATGGACCAGGAGATCGCCCGTTTGGAAGCAGATTATATCCAGAAGAAGCGGATCGCCGATAACCTGCCGAAATTTAAGGAAGAGTTCGCGAAGCTAGAGCAACTTCTGCAAGAAGCTTTGACACAACTCCCCAATAAAAAAGAAATTCCTACTCTGTTGACGAATTTGTCGACACTTGCAAAAGATAGCGGCCTTGAAGTGGCTTCATTTACTCCCAGGGGAGAGGTTAATAAAGGTTTCTACGCTGAAGTGCCGGCTTCTCTTGATTTGGTCGGTACCTATCATCAGATCGCTAAGTTTGCTGAGGCTGTCGGCAAGTTGTCAAGGATTGTAAATCTCGGCAACCTGAATCTGTCCTCCCCTAGTGTAGCAGGCAGCATGGCTACCCTGAGGATCAAGTGTAACGTGACCACGTTCCGTTTTGTTGAACAATAA
- a CDS encoding pilus assembly protein PilP: MTRWYVCLICGVFIFAGLVGCSEETATTSQPQVAKVSKPPAKQVPAPEVKEEEEKEVEFVYVTDGRRDPFVPLSRIRRPMEPSDEPATPLQSYDLSQFRLAGVIVGKGESKAMVIAPDGKSYILSEGVKIGKNSGVVITINSESVLVEEKYYDFSGNVIENIQEIVVPKREGV, translated from the coding sequence ATGACACGTTGGTATGTATGTCTGATCTGTGGTGTTTTTATCTTCGCCGGACTGGTGGGTTGCTCTGAGGAAACGGCAACCACATCACAGCCACAGGTGGCGAAAGTAAGTAAGCCTCCTGCGAAACAGGTTCCTGCTCCTGAAGTTAAAGAGGAAGAAGAGAAGGAGGTTGAGTTTGTTTATGTCACAGACGGCCGCCGTGATCCTTTTGTTCCTTTGTCAAGAATCAGAAGGCCAATGGAGCCCTCCGATGAGCCGGCAACACCTTTGCAAAGCTACGACTTGAGCCAATTCCGGTTGGCGGGTGTCATTGTTGGTAAAGGTGAATCCAAGGCGATGGTCATAGCACCTGATGGTAAGTCTTATATCCTCTCTGAAGGTGTCAAAATAGGCAAAAATAGTGGTGTCGTTATCACAATCAATAGTGAATCTGTTCTTGTTGAAGAGAAATATTACGATTTTTCCGGAAATGTTATAGAGAATATTCAGGAAATTGTAGTTCCGAAGCGGGAAGGAGTTTAA